The following are from one region of the Vicinamibacterales bacterium genome:
- a CDS encoding DUF1844 domain-containing protein, which yields MSEFADELDENFANLIVYVGQMAAMAFGDLPDGSGQRPDPNIEAAGMFIEMLGMLQEKTRGNLTAAESKALEDLLYDLRMRYVQVQGGQKRIIEP from the coding sequence GTGAGCGAATTTGCCGACGAGCTGGACGAGAATTTCGCCAACCTGATCGTGTACGTCGGACAGATGGCGGCGATGGCCTTCGGCGATCTGCCCGACGGGTCTGGCCAGCGGCCCGATCCGAACATCGAGGCGGCGGGCATGTTCATCGAGATGCTGGGCATGCTGCAGGAAAAGACGCGCGGCAACCTCACCGCCGCGGAGTCGAAGGCGCTCGAAGACCTGCTCTACGATCTGCGCATGCGCTACGTGCAGGTGCAGGGCGGGCAGAAGCGGATCATCGAACCCTGA
- a CDS encoding MBL fold metallo-hydrolase, which translates to MCRSSDPHDARLRPSILVRAGDATVLVDAGPDLRMQALRHGLRRLDAILFTHGHADHILGIDDVRRFNAIGKGPMPCYADARTLDEIRRTFHYVFDPATPKGGGLPALDLRAIDGPFAVAGLGVEPIPLWHGQRPILGFRFGPFAYLTDCNAIADEAWPQLEGLDTVVIDALRDQPHPTHFSLGEAIEAARRIGARRTFFTHMCHHLAHEATNAKLPDGMRLAHDGLTLDL; encoded by the coding sequence GTGTGCCGTTCCTCGGATCCGCACGACGCACGGCTGCGACCGTCGATCCTGGTGCGCGCCGGCGACGCCACGGTGCTGGTCGACGCCGGTCCGGATCTGCGGATGCAGGCGCTGCGCCACGGTCTTCGCCGCCTCGACGCGATTCTCTTCACCCATGGCCACGCCGATCACATCCTCGGGATCGACGACGTCCGGCGGTTCAACGCCATTGGCAAGGGGCCGATGCCCTGCTATGCCGACGCCCGCACCCTCGATGAGATCCGCAGGACGTTTCACTATGTCTTCGATCCGGCCACGCCCAAGGGCGGCGGGCTGCCGGCGCTCGACCTGCGGGCGATCGACGGGCCGTTCGCCGTGGCCGGCCTGGGCGTGGAGCCGATTCCTCTGTGGCACGGCCAGCGGCCGATCCTCGGCTTCCGCTTCGGGCCCTTTGCGTATCTGACCGACTGCAACGCGATTGCCGACGAGGCGTGGCCGCAGCTTGAGGGGCTCGATACGGTGGTGATCGACGCGCTGCGCGACCAGCCGCATCCGACCCATTTCTCGCTCGGCGAGGCGATCGAGGCGGCGCGCCGGATCGGCGCCCGGCGCACCTTCTTCACGCACATGTGCCATCATCTGGCGCACGAGGCGACCAACGCGAAATTGCCCGATGGCATGCGGCTCGCCCACGACGGCCTGACGCTGGACCTGTGA
- a CDS encoding bifunctional riboflavin kinase/FAD synthetase yields MIAHYPEDPAPRWHDPVLALGNFDGLHRGHAKIIDRVRRRAGERGGTPAAMTFDPHPPRVVRPDKAPQLLMTTAQRVEALGRAGMRGVAIVRFTHDMSLWDPETFVRNVLVEWLHVVEVWVGANFLFGHDRAGTFSVLRTLGTRYGFRAEKIDPVRYKDFVVSSTRVRRLVSEGRVDEAGALLGHHYFIDGTVVRGQARGREIGFPTANLDTANELLPPHGVYATVATVDGIACASVTNVGVRPTFGDVDHVLVETHLLEGGRDLYDARVRLSFVQRLRDERQFADVDALRAQIEADTGAARRLFGHISL; encoded by the coding sequence GTGATCGCCCACTATCCCGAAGATCCGGCGCCGCGCTGGCACGATCCGGTGCTGGCGCTCGGCAATTTCGACGGCCTGCACCGCGGGCACGCCAAGATCATCGACCGGGTGCGCCGCCGGGCCGGCGAGCGCGGCGGCACGCCGGCGGCGATGACGTTCGATCCGCATCCGCCGCGCGTCGTCCGTCCCGACAAGGCTCCGCAGCTCCTGATGACCACTGCGCAGCGCGTCGAGGCGCTCGGCCGGGCGGGGATGCGCGGCGTCGCGATCGTCCGCTTCACCCACGACATGTCGCTCTGGGATCCGGAGACGTTCGTGCGCAACGTGCTGGTCGAGTGGCTGCACGTGGTCGAGGTCTGGGTCGGCGCCAATTTCCTGTTCGGCCACGATCGCGCCGGCACCTTCAGCGTGCTGCGCACGCTCGGGACCCGCTATGGCTTCCGCGCCGAGAAGATCGATCCGGTCCGCTACAAGGACTTCGTCGTCAGCAGCACCAGGGTGCGCCGGCTCGTGTCGGAAGGGCGCGTCGACGAGGCGGGCGCGCTGCTCGGCCACCACTATTTCATCGACGGCACGGTCGTGCGCGGCCAGGCGCGCGGCCGCGAGATCGGCTTTCCGACCGCGAACCTCGACACCGCCAACGAGCTGCTGCCGCCGCACGGCGTCTACGCGACGGTGGCGACCGTCGACGGGATCGCCTGTGCGTCGGTGACGAACGTCGGCGTGCGTCCGACCTTCGGCGACGTCGACCACGTGCTGGTCGAGACGCACCTGCTCGAAGGGGGACGCGATCTCTACGACGCGCGGGTGCGGCTGTCGTTCGTCCAGCGGCTCAGGGACGAACGGCAGTTTGCCGACGTCGACGCGCTGCGCGCCCAGATCGAGGCCGACACCGGTGCGGCGCGCCGGCTGTTCGGGCATATTTCGCTATAG
- the cysS gene encoding cysteine--tRNA ligase: MRLYNTLTRREEAFVPSDGQTVRMYTCGLTVYARGHIGNFRTFVALDVLRRALEFEGYRVVQVRNFTDVDDRTIVESVKSGRPLREYTQQFVEAFERDAAALGLETVEHSPRATDHIEAMAGMIRALEANGHTYAGDGSIYFKISTFPDYGRLARLDHGGIKAGARVDSDKYEKEDARDFVLWKATKPGEPTWEPGLPPGRPGWHIECSAMAEELLGPLPIDIHGGGVDLIFPHHENEIAQAEGATKQQFSRFWVHVEHLMIETDEEADAVRNEKMSKSLGNVYNLGDVGAQGFRPSTLRYLYLGTHYRKQLKFSWALMRQSEESLKRLTDFLARLEVLPAGAANPATAPRLDEASAAFAEHIRSDVNTAAALGVVFDLVRALNSAIDAGEMKSGDGDLVRDAFGRFDRVLGILSLRHAENEQPPVPVEEIERLIQARKAARASRRFAEADSLRLDLDARGIVLEDTPSGTRWKRK; encoded by the coding sequence GTGCGTCTGTACAACACGCTGACCCGTCGTGAAGAGGCGTTCGTCCCGTCTGACGGGCAGACCGTGCGGATGTATACGTGCGGCCTCACCGTCTACGCGCGGGGCCACATCGGCAATTTCCGGACGTTCGTCGCGCTCGACGTGCTGCGCCGCGCCCTCGAGTTCGAGGGCTATCGCGTCGTCCAGGTGCGCAATTTCACCGACGTCGACGACCGTACGATCGTCGAGTCGGTCAAGTCGGGACGGCCGCTGCGCGAATACACGCAGCAGTTCGTCGAGGCGTTCGAACGCGACGCGGCCGCGCTCGGGCTCGAGACGGTCGAGCACTCGCCGCGCGCCACCGACCACATCGAGGCGATGGCCGGCATGATCCGGGCGCTCGAGGCGAACGGCCACACCTACGCCGGCGACGGCTCGATCTATTTCAAGATCTCCACCTTCCCTGACTACGGCAGGCTGGCGCGCCTCGACCACGGTGGCATCAAGGCCGGCGCGCGCGTCGATTCCGACAAGTACGAAAAGGAAGACGCCCGCGACTTCGTGCTGTGGAAGGCCACCAAACCGGGCGAGCCGACGTGGGAGCCTGGCCTGCCGCCCGGGCGGCCCGGCTGGCACATCGAGTGCTCGGCGATGGCCGAAGAGCTGCTCGGGCCGCTGCCGATCGACATCCATGGCGGCGGCGTCGACCTGATCTTCCCGCACCACGAAAACGAGATCGCGCAGGCGGAAGGGGCGACGAAGCAGCAGTTCTCGCGATTCTGGGTGCACGTCGAGCACCTGATGATCGAGACGGACGAGGAGGCTGACGCTGTCCGGAACGAGAAGATGTCGAAGTCGCTCGGCAACGTCTACAACCTCGGGGACGTCGGCGCCCAGGGTTTCCGCCCGTCGACCCTGCGCTACCTCTATCTCGGCACGCACTACCGCAAGCAGCTGAAGTTCTCGTGGGCGCTGATGCGCCAGTCGGAGGAGTCGCTCAAGCGGCTGACCGACTTTCTGGCGCGGCTCGAGGTGCTGCCGGCCGGCGCCGCCAATCCGGCCACGGCGCCGAGGCTGGACGAGGCGTCCGCCGCGTTCGCCGAGCACATCCGCTCCGATGTCAACACCGCCGCCGCGCTCGGCGTCGTCTTCGATCTGGTCCGCGCGCTCAATTCGGCGATCGACGCCGGCGAGATGAAGAGCGGCGACGGCGATCTGGTGCGCGACGCCTTCGGCCGCTTCGACCGCGTGCTCGGCATCCTGTCGCTCCGCCACGCCGAAAACGAGCAGCCGCCGGTGCCGGTCGAGGAGATCGAGCGGCTCATCCAGGCCCGCAAGGCCGCCCGCGCCTCCCGCCGTTTCGCCGAAGCCGACAGCCTTCGCCTCGACCTCGACGCCCGCGGCATCGTGCTCGAGGACACGCCGTCGGGGACACGCTGGAAGCGAAAATGA
- a CDS encoding acetyl ornithine aminotransferase family protein: protein MKAPEIKTPLPGPKAKAIIDRDAAFVSPSYTRDYPLVIARGEGAIVEDVDGNTFLDCAAGIAVNSTGVSHPEVVKAISEQAAKFIHMSGTDFYYEPQVRLAEELAALVPIAGAVRTFFGNSGTEATEAALKLSRYHTRRPNVIAFLGSFHGRSLGALALTSSKSVQRRGFGPLMPGVYHAPYPDTYRFNGSADACAEASLSYVRDQLLVHLTSPDEVAAIVVEPIQGEGGYLVPPQAFLQGLRELTAQHGIMLVLDEVQSGMGRTGKMFAAEHFGITGDIVNIAKGIASGLPLGVTCARRDVMDWPPGAHASTFGGNPVACAAALVTIRLLREQFVQNAALVGEHLMNGIRELAGKHPLIGDVRGKGLMIGVELVRDRQTKQRAIEERNALVQAMFRRGVLILGAGRNTVRFAPPLVLTRTQADAALHVLDEALADVASRPRP, encoded by the coding sequence ATGAAAGCCCCGGAGATCAAGACACCTCTTCCCGGGCCGAAGGCCAAAGCGATCATCGACCGGGACGCCGCGTTCGTGTCGCCGTCGTACACGCGCGACTATCCGCTCGTCATCGCGCGCGGCGAGGGCGCGATCGTCGAGGACGTCGACGGCAACACCTTCCTCGACTGCGCCGCCGGTATCGCGGTGAACTCGACCGGTGTCTCGCATCCCGAGGTGGTCAAGGCGATCTCGGAGCAGGCGGCGAAGTTCATCCACATGTCGGGGACGGACTTCTATTACGAGCCACAGGTCCGCCTCGCCGAGGAGCTGGCGGCGCTCGTGCCCATCGCCGGCGCCGTCCGAACTTTTTTCGGCAATTCCGGCACCGAAGCCACCGAAGCCGCGCTCAAGCTGTCGCGGTATCACACGCGGCGCCCGAACGTCATCGCCTTTCTCGGTTCCTTTCACGGCCGATCGCTCGGCGCGCTGGCCCTGACCTCGAGCAAATCGGTGCAGCGACGCGGTTTTGGTCCGCTGATGCCCGGTGTGTATCACGCGCCGTATCCCGATACCTATCGTTTCAACGGGAGTGCGGACGCGTGCGCGGAGGCGTCGCTGTCGTACGTGCGCGACCAGCTCCTCGTCCACCTCACCTCGCCTGACGAGGTCGCCGCGATCGTCGTCGAGCCGATCCAGGGGGAGGGCGGCTATCTCGTGCCGCCGCAGGCGTTTCTCCAGGGGCTCCGCGAGCTGACCGCCCAGCACGGGATCATGCTCGTGCTCGACGAGGTGCAATCGGGGATGGGCCGCACCGGGAAGATGTTTGCGGCCGAACACTTCGGCATCACGGGCGACATCGTCAACATCGCCAAGGGCATCGCGTCGGGTCTGCCGCTCGGCGTCACCTGTGCGAGGCGCGACGTGATGGACTGGCCGCCAGGCGCCCACGCGAGCACGTTTGGCGGCAATCCGGTGGCCTGCGCGGCGGCGCTGGTCACGATTCGGCTGCTTCGCGAGCAGTTCGTGCAGAACGCGGCGCTCGTCGGCGAGCACCTGATGAACGGCATCCGGGAGCTGGCCGGGAAGCACCCCCTGATCGGCGATGTGCGCGGCAAGGGGCTGATGATTGGCGTGGAACTCGTGCGGGACCGCCAGACGAAACAGCGGGCGATCGAGGAGCGCAACGCCCTCGTGCAGGCGATGTTCCGCCGCGGCGTGCTGATTCTCGGGGCCGGCCGCAACACCGTCCGCTTCGCGCCGCCGCTCGTGCTGACCAGGACGCAGGCGGACGCCGCGCTGCACGTCCTGGACGAAGCGCTCGCCGACGTCGCATCCCGTCCCCGACCCTGA
- a CDS encoding YraN family protein yields the protein MTLERQQLGIIGEELAARELIARGYVILERRYRTECGEIDIVAQDGDTLVFVEVRARATDEFGTAAESVTRAKQRRLARLAIDYLARRQVADRPCRFDVVAIDAALSEAPQITVYPAAFEAAAR from the coding sequence ATGACGCTCGAACGGCAGCAGCTCGGGATCATCGGCGAAGAACTGGCGGCGCGCGAGCTGATCGCGCGAGGGTACGTCATTCTTGAACGCCGCTACCGTACCGAGTGCGGCGAAATCGACATCGTGGCGCAGGACGGCGACACCCTCGTGTTCGTCGAAGTGCGCGCCAGGGCCACCGACGAGTTCGGCACGGCCGCCGAGAGCGTCACCCGCGCCAAGCAGCGCCGGTTGGCGCGTCTGGCGATCGACTATCTGGCGCGCCGGCAGGTCGCCGACCGTCCCTGTCGCTTCGACGTGGTCGCGATCGACGCGGCGTTGAGCGAGGCGCCGCAGATCACGGTGTATCCCGCGGCGTTCGAGGCCGCTGCACGCTGA
- a CDS encoding protein kinase, translating into MAEMFGRYRLDDRLGQGGMGVVYRGWDPVLQRVIALKMVLASSEMDPDVRERFFREARAAAQLTHKNIVTVYDLGEQEGRPFLAMEFLDGEDLQRRLARPEKMGFWRKVDIAIEMCQGIEFAHAHGVIHRDLKPANIFISSTGGVKILDFGLARFISSQLTQSNMMMGTLNYMSPEQVRGERADQQSDVFSMGVVLYEMFGGRRAFEGDSAASTLYKILQEVPEPLWKIDAAVPRELTAIIDHALGKLRDERYPDMASLRHDLETLRTNTHLTGPSTPSPLATAVPSVASAPTVLTPRPDATQRIVPTVPPSLPSAVTPAAAEAPSRQGSTARGFLVGATVGALALAVFVLWKSNRQPESAPTVTQAPATSVAPTSVPPTSVPTASGAVVIPSPQTTSAPEPATRSANADNSAARSVEARNAPGRQSRRHDAPEAGAPPASGTRSVPASPAPPPSAPVDTRPAAAAASPAPSTPVPVPPAPTATSQTPPISSPPATIPTPPATSTVPPAPTPAAAATPAGPPVLNAERAADLLRRYRAALEARSLDQLKRIWPSLGGNAESALRQQFEQAARISVESSDPQVSVSGSTGRIVFVRNYTVVTVEGKQLQSTAQATMDVHRSGDAWVIDSIRFVSR; encoded by the coding sequence ATGGCCGAAATGTTCGGTCGGTACCGGCTCGACGACCGTCTCGGGCAGGGTGGGATGGGAGTCGTGTACCGCGGCTGGGATCCCGTTCTGCAACGCGTCATCGCCTTGAAGATGGTGCTGGCCTCGAGCGAGATGGACCCTGACGTCCGCGAGCGCTTCTTCCGCGAGGCGCGCGCCGCTGCTCAGCTCACCCACAAGAACATCGTCACCGTCTACGACCTCGGGGAGCAGGAGGGGCGCCCCTTCCTCGCGATGGAGTTCCTCGACGGCGAGGACCTGCAGCGCCGGCTGGCCCGTCCAGAAAAGATGGGCTTCTGGCGCAAGGTCGACATCGCCATCGAGATGTGCCAGGGGATCGAGTTCGCCCACGCCCACGGCGTCATCCACCGCGATCTGAAACCCGCCAATATCTTCATCTCCAGCACCGGCGGCGTGAAGATTCTCGATTTCGGCCTCGCCCGCTTCATCTCGTCGCAGCTCACCCAGAGCAACATGATGATGGGCACGCTGAACTACATGTCGCCCGAGCAGGTGAGGGGCGAGCGCGCCGACCAGCAGTCCGACGTCTTCTCGATGGGTGTGGTGCTCTACGAGATGTTCGGCGGCCGGCGGGCGTTCGAAGGGGACTCGGCGGCCTCCACGCTCTACAAGATCCTGCAGGAAGTGCCCGAGCCGCTGTGGAAGATCGACGCGGCCGTCCCGCGCGAGCTGACGGCGATCATCGATCACGCGCTCGGCAAGCTGCGCGACGAGCGGTATCCCGACATGGCGAGCCTGCGCCACGACCTGGAAACGCTGCGCACCAATACGCACCTGACCGGTCCGTCGACGCCGTCGCCCCTGGCGACCGCGGTGCCGTCCGTTGCGTCCGCGCCGACGGTGCTGACGCCGCGACCCGACGCGACGCAGCGGATCGTGCCGACGGTGCCGCCATCGCTGCCGTCCGCGGTGACGCCGGCAGCCGCAGAGGCGCCATCGCGACAGGGGAGCACCGCCCGCGGCTTCCTGGTGGGCGCCACGGTCGGGGCGCTGGCGCTGGCCGTGTTCGTCCTCTGGAAGTCGAACCGCCAGCCGGAGAGCGCGCCTACCGTCACGCAGGCGCCCGCCACCAGCGTGGCGCCGACGAGCGTGCCGCCGACGAGCGTGCCGACGGCATCGGGTGCCGTAGTCATCCCCTCACCCCAGACGACGTCAGCACCCGAGCCTGCCACCAGAAGCGCCAACGCCGACAACTCGGCGGCACGGTCCGTCGAGGCGCGGAATGCGCCCGGACGGCAGTCGCGCCGCCACGACGCGCCGGAGGCCGGCGCACCGCCGGCCAGCGGGACGCGCAGCGTCCCCGCCAGTCCCGCCCCGCCCCCCTCGGCACCCGTCGACACGAGACCGGCCGCAGCCGCTGCGAGTCCGGCGCCCAGTACCCCCGTGCCCGTGCCGCCGGCGCCGACAGCCACCAGCCAGACGCCTCCGATCTCGTCGCCGCCCGCCACCATTCCGACGCCGCCGGCAACATCGACCGTCCCGCCAGCCCCGACGCCAGCCGCAGCGGCGACACCCGCTGGCCCCCCGGTGCTGAACGCCGAGCGTGCCGCTGACCTGCTGCGCCGCTATCGCGCGGCGCTCGAGGCCAGGAGCCTCGACCAGTTGAAGCGGATCTGGCCGTCGCTCGGCGGCAACGCCGAATCGGCGCTGCGGCAGCAGTTCGAACAGGCGGCGCGGATCTCGGTCGAATCGTCGGATCCGCAGGTGTCGGTGTCGGGATCGACGGGACGCATCGTATTCGTCCGCAACTACACCGTCGTGACGGTCGAGGGTAAACAGCTGCAGAGCACCGCCCAGGCGACGATGGACGTGCACCGATCCGGCGATGCCTGGGTCATCGACTCCATACGATTCGTGTCCCGTTGA
- a CDS encoding MFS transporter — MTTPPSASHDSAVDIGELLDGGAFSGYQRLLVALTAITVIFDGADNQLLGASLPVIMREWQLPRAAFAPALAAGLFGMILGGGVAGVFGDRSGRKRALLVSVLVFGVATASVGFAATVPALALLRFIAGLGLGGALPNAGALAAEFVPRQRRTIAVTLAIVCVPLGGTVAALLAVHMLPTVGWRGFFQIVGGIPIALALLLAWTLPESPRYLAQHPDRAGELHALVARMGHRVGPGQTIVDRRERNAGGGVRALLSPDYRRDTVLLWAAFFACLLSVYLGFNWIPAMLTGAGLPAAVAGTGLTANNLAGVAGALGGALAFPRFGSKRVMLGLAAAATVSAIVAGWLPITPARSTLSIVATIALVGAFTNAVQTTLYALATHVYPTPMRATGLGAALSIGRIGAVLSSYAGTAALDRGGPFAFFLLTAVAMLVVFGALAALQRHLPPGAAAKA, encoded by the coding sequence GTGACGACTCCGCCGAGCGCATCGCACGATTCCGCCGTCGACATCGGCGAGCTGCTCGACGGCGGCGCGTTCTCCGGATATCAGCGGCTGCTGGTCGCGCTCACGGCGATCACCGTCATCTTCGACGGCGCCGACAACCAGCTGCTCGGTGCCTCGCTGCCGGTCATCATGCGCGAGTGGCAGCTGCCGCGCGCCGCGTTTGCGCCGGCGCTGGCCGCAGGCCTCTTCGGGATGATTCTCGGCGGGGGCGTGGCCGGCGTGTTCGGCGACCGCAGCGGACGCAAGCGCGCGCTCCTCGTCAGTGTCCTCGTCTTTGGTGTCGCGACCGCATCGGTCGGATTCGCCGCGACGGTACCGGCCCTCGCCCTGCTCAGGTTCATCGCCGGCCTCGGCCTGGGCGGTGCGCTTCCCAACGCCGGCGCCCTCGCGGCCGAGTTCGTGCCGCGGCAGCGGCGGACGATCGCCGTCACCCTGGCGATCGTCTGCGTCCCGCTTGGCGGGACGGTCGCGGCGCTGCTCGCCGTGCACATGCTCCCGACCGTCGGCTGGCGCGGATTCTTCCAGATCGTCGGAGGGATCCCGATCGCGCTCGCGCTGCTCCTGGCGTGGACGCTCCCCGAATCGCCTCGCTACCTGGCCCAGCATCCCGACCGAGCCGGCGAACTCCACGCGCTCGTCGCGCGCATGGGACACCGCGTCGGACCCGGACAGACGATCGTCGATCGCCGCGAGCGCAACGCCGGCGGCGGCGTTCGCGCGCTGCTCTCGCCCGACTACCGCCGCGACACGGTGCTGCTGTGGGCGGCGTTCTTCGCGTGTCTGCTGTCGGTGTACCTCGGCTTCAACTGGATCCCGGCGATGCTGACCGGCGCCGGGTTGCCGGCGGCCGTCGCGGGGACCGGACTGACCGCCAACAACCTCGCCGGTGTGGCCGGCGCGCTGGGAGGCGCGCTGGCATTTCCGCGGTTCGGTTCGAAGCGGGTGATGCTCGGGCTCGCAGCGGCCGCGACAGTGTCAGCGATCGTCGCCGGCTGGCTGCCGATCACGCCGGCGCGGTCGACACTCTCGATCGTCGCGACAATTGCGCTGGTCGGCGCGTTCACCAACGCCGTACAGACGACGCTCTATGCGCTGGCCACGCACGTCTATCCGACGCCGATGCGCGCGACCGGCCTCGGCGCGGCGCTCTCGATCGGGCGCATCGGCGCGGTGCTCAGCTCCTATGCCGGCACGGCGGCGCTCGATCGCGGCGGCCCGTTCGCGTTCTTCCTCCTCACCGCCGTCGCCATGCTGGTGGTGTTCGGCGCGCTGGCGGCGCTGCAGCGCCACCTGCCCCCAGGGGCCGCGGCAAAAGCGTGA